Genomic window (Saccharomyces eubayanus strain FM1318 chromosome XVI, whole genome shotgun sequence):
GGCCAACGAATTGAAATGTGATTTGAACACCAATTACAGGAAGTGCTAAAGGGGTTATTATGAAAGGACTTTTCAATTACTTTATTGAAGTGACGCTGCTTGCTGGTTGAACGAAATTCATGAAACCTTACTTAGTTGAATTAAAGCTAAAAGACACTGAGAAGCTGGACTGGAAAAACGGTCTATCCTCATATCTCAAAAAATCGTACGGCTCTTCACAATGGAAAACATTTTATGATGAGAAGGCTACATCCGATCTCGACCACTTAAGGAATAATGCGAATGGAGAGCTAGCACCTGATTCATTATCTGAACAAAATTTAAAATACTACTCTTTTTTGGAACAGCTTTACCTTCGTCTGGGTAGTAAAGGATCGAGGTTAAAATTAGATTTTACCTGGTATGATGCAGAATACTCGTCAGCACAAAAGGGGCTCAAATACTCCCAACATACTTTAgcgtttgaaaaatccTGTACTTTGTTCAATATTGCTGTAATATTTACGCAAATAGCTAgggaaaaaatcaatgatgATTACAAAATCTCGATTGCAAATTTGACGAAAGCTTATTCCTGTTTTGAGTTCTTATCAGAGAACTTTTTGAACTCACCGTCCGTTGATCTGCAGTCTGAAAACACGAGGTTTTTGGCCAATCTTTGTCACGCAGAAGCTCAAGAGCTATTCCTTCTAAAACTATTGAATGGTCAACTATCACCCAAGCAATACACGTTAATCAGCAAACTTGCCAGGACCACCTGTAACCTCTATCAAAAATGTCACGATTTTACTAAGGACACAGGAAGCGAATTGCTCACATATGGTGAACCCAAATGGAAGACCATTGTTACTTGTAAACTACACTTCTACAAATCGCTGAGCGCATATTACCATGGTTTGCActtagaagatgaaaactGTATTGGTGAAGCAATTGCTTTCCTCAATATCTCTGTGCAAGAACTGATTTCGTCTCTTCCTTTTAAAACATGGCTGttggaatttttcgatttcGATGGATTTAAAGAGACTTTAGAAAAGAAGCTAAAGGAACTGATCAAGGATAACGATTATATTTACCATGAAAGTGTTCCACCAGTCGTACAAATTGATTCTATAAAATCACTCGATGCGATCAAACCTCTATCATGGGAGAAAGTATTAGAGCCATATATGGAAGAAGTTGGGGATAAGTGTGATGCGTTGTACAAAGGTATTATTCCTTTGGATGTttatgaaaaggaaagtaTTTACTCCGAAGAAAAGGCCACACTACTAAGAAAGGAGgttgaagaaactgaaacAGCAAATTTGGAGTACTCTTCCTTTATTGAATTCACCAACTTGCCTAGGCTCTTGAGCGATTTACAGAAACAATTCAACGCTGGAAACATTGTGTCAAATACGGATACTCAAGTACAACTAATGAGAGACCAAATTCAGGCATGGTGCAAATTTGTTCAAACAAACGAATTTAGGAATATAGAAGAACAAATGAACAAGATTGTCTTGAAGAGAAAGCAAATCTTAGATATTCTACCGGCTTTACCTACTGACCAGAAGGAAAATGTtacaaaattgaaatcttctCTAATAGCGGCCTCAAATtcagatgaaaaattatttgcTTGCGTGAAGCCTCATATTGCGGAATTAAATTTATTGAATGACAGCGGAAAGGTATGGAGAAAGTTTGAAGAGTTCAATAACAATATTCCTGCACAACCTAGCCTGTTAGATATCGATGATACCAAAAATGATAAGATTTTGGACTTATTGAAACAGGTAAAGGGTTATGCAGAAGACTTGAGGACATTAAAGGAGGAACGTTCCAGAAATTTGTCTGAACTTAGGGACGAAATTAACAATGATGATATAACAAAACTATTGATACTTAACAAGGGAAAATCCGACGTTGAGCTCAAAAAAGTATTTGAAACGGAACTGGAGAAGTTTGAGCCTTTGAGTACGAGAATAGAAGCAACAATTTATAAACAGTCTTGTATAATCGATGAAATCAAAGCTAAGCTGGACGAAATTTTCCATATCTCAAACTTTAAGGACAAGTCCtctaaagaagaagagtttTCAAACGATCGTaaggttttctttgatagTTTACAAGACGCAGTTAAAGCTTTTGGTGTTTTTGCGTCTGATTTGCCAAAAGGAGTGGAGTTTTATGATTCGCTACTCAATATGAGTAGAGACTTGGTTGAAAGAGTAAGAACAGCCAAACAGCATGAGACCCTTACGACAAACTCTCCTGCACCTCCTCTCCCTCCGCTTGACTTCAGGGCACCTGTTGTAGGAGATCGTCCATTATTGCCCCAAAATAGCGCAGCGTCTCAATCTCAACCTCAACAAGGCTTCAATTTAGAAGCACGTTTTCGAAATCTCAAAGTAAGTTCCAGCAATGACTTACTCCAAGGACCTAATATTCCACCAAGAACCTATGAATCTTCACCATATGCAGCAATTCCTAACACGACAGGTCCACCAATACCACCAAAACAATCGCAAGAAGATCTCTACGACGTAAGGAGGCGTAGAGCggttgaaaatgaagaacgTGAGTTGCAAGAAAATCCAACATCTTTTTACAACAGGCCTTCTGTTTTTGACGAAAATATGTACTCTAAATACAGCAGCTAAACCAATACATAAATGTGTAAGGcttatttcttgtttttgttttaccTATTTTTTGACTCCATATGATAATtataaacatatatatatatatataatatatttgttAAGGTCGCTTTTATAAAGATATATCATCTACGTTTTGTTCAAAGTTGCTTTTTTGATCGCCTTTCCACCATTTACTTTTCGTTCTGGTTTACTTTGAGAGCTAGGTGTATACCATACATTTTCAGATCCAAAATCAGCTTCGGACATTTTGACAAAACTGATCAAACCGTTATCCATAATCGCAAGAATGAAACTCCGGTACCCCGCCTTAAGCCTACGTTTTTGCTGTATATGGGGTGGGTATGTCttcgatttctttttggaattGGGCTTAGCTGTCTCTTTCTGAGAATCAAATTTTGttaaagattttgaagGCAAGGTATTCTTCTCATTTCGAGATTTTGACGCCGTCTTGGTGTTATATTGGCTTCGTGATATCCCTTCGACATAAGAGTTTGCATCCCAATCGAGATCGTCCTTGacttcattcaaaaattcgaaCTTATAGTCAAGAGAAGCAAATATAGATCGTAGCTCTTTACAAGTAGGGAAATGCTGAGATTTATCATTCTTATTGTAAACGATTATTTGGAAATCGGGCAGGCCaggatttttcttcttaaaaTTAGCACACGGTTTCCATACATTGAAAGTCAGTGGGACCTCTATTTTCcctctttcttgttgtctTCTGAATCTTGAGTACCACAACTCATCTCTAGTTTTTGGCACAGTCACGGAACGGATAAGTCTATTTAGTCCTTGATATAGTTGTGGCGATGTTCTATACttcaggaaaaaaaaattccattTACGATAAAAGAACCCGCTGAAGAGCGATATTTTCTGTATTTTAAACAGTGAAAAGAATCTCGAACTTATTATATGTAAATTGTTTTGTCGTGTCGATGGTGGATAATAGGAAGTTGTGACGCCCATATCTTGACGGCACTGTTTTGGTATAAAACCGAGTCTTTTTAGATGAGCAAAAACGAAATATTCGTCCATCTCGTGCTGTGTTGAAAATAGCGAATATAAGTCTTCCATACTAAGCATTATTTCGACGTCGTAATCAGAACTTTCATGTTTAGAGCCACTCTGCAACTTATAGTAAGGAAGGATGGTACCCCTCTCTGccaaataaacaaattcGTGAAACTCAAGCCACAATTCGCCTGAATTATCAGCCCTTCCCATTGTTTGCATGAAACTACCTTTGGGTTTGGGCAGAACTGCTTGGTGCCTGTGTGGTACGTAATACCCTTTAACTTGGGATTTTACAGTGGTGCCTCTTATCGAGTCAGATATGGTATCAAACATTGCCTTCCTTGCCCTATATAAAAGCACTTCTTGTAGGTCAGTACCATCTGGTTCGTAGTCCYTTTCGCCCCTCCTTGGGAGTGAAAGTGCAGCATTTTTATTCACCAGCGATGCGACTTGTGACCAGTCTTgatatatttcttcttcttcctcttctt
Coding sequences:
- the BRO1 gene encoding Bro1p; translated protein: MKPYLVELKLKDTEKLDWKNGLSSYLKKSYGSSQWKTFYDEKATSDLDHLRNNANGELAPDSLSEQNLKYYSFLEQLYLRLGSKGSRLKLDFTWYDAEYSSAQKGLKYSQHTLAFEKSCTLFNIAVIFTQIAREKINDDYKISIANLTKAYSCFEFLSENFLNSPSVDLQSENTRFLANLCHAEAQELFLLKLLNGQLSPKQYTLISKLARTTCNLYQKCHDFTKDTGSELLTYGEPKWKTIVTCKLHFYKSLSAYYHGLHLEDENCIGEAIAFLNISVQELISSLPFKTWLLEFFDFDGFKETLEKKLKELIKDNDYIYHESVPPVVQIDSIKSLDAIKPLSWEKVLEPYMEEVGDKCDALYKGIIPLDVYEKESIYSEEKATLLRKEVEETETANLEYSSFIEFTNLPRLLSDLQKQFNAGNIVSNTDTQVQLMRDQIQAWCKFVQTNEFRNIEEQMNKIVLKRKQILDILPALPTDQKENVTKLKSSLIAASNSDEKLFACVKPHIAELNLLNDSGKVWRKFEEFNNNIPAQPSLLDIDDTKNDKILDLLKQVKGYAEDLRTLKEERSRNLSELRDEINNDDITKLLILNKGKSDVELKKVFETELEKFEPLSTRIEATIYKQSCIIDEIKAKLDEIFHISNFKDKSSKEEEFSNDRKVFFDSLQDAVKAFGVFASDLPKGVEFYDSLLNMSRDLVERVRTAKQHETLTTNSPAPPLPPLDFRAPVVGDRPLLPQNSAASQSQPQQGFNLEARFRNLKVSSSNDLLQGPNIPPRTYESSPYAAIPNTTGPPIPPKQSQEDLYDVRRRRAVENEERELQENPTSFYNRPSVFDENMYSKYSS
- the SEN54 gene encoding tRNA splicing endonuclease subunit SEN54 → MQLSEKKNGQQGTIDPELDDEEEEEEEIYQDWSQVASLVNKNAALSLPRRGEXDYEPDGTDLQEVLLYRARKAMFDTISDSIRGTTVKSQVKGYYVPHRHQAVLPKPKGSFMQTMGRADNSGELWLEFHEFVYLAERGTILPYYKLQSGSKHESSDYDVEIMLSMEDLYSLFSTQHEMDEYFVFAHLKRLGFIPKQCRQDMGVTTSYYPPSTRQNNLHIISSRFFSLFKIQKISLFSGFFYRKWNFFFLKYRTSPQLYQGLNRLIRSVTVPKTRDELWYSRFRRQQERGKIEVPLTFNVWKPCANFKKKNPGLPDFQIIVYNKNDKSQHFPTCKELRSIFASLDYKFEFLNEVKDDLDWDANSYVEGISRSQYNTKTASKSRNEKNTLPSKSLTKFDSQKETAKPNSKKKSKTYPPHIQQKRRLKAGYRSFILAIMDNGLISFVKMSEADFGSENVWYTPSSQSKPERKVNGGKAIKKATLNKT